A part of Cervus elaphus chromosome 11, mCerEla1.1, whole genome shotgun sequence genomic DNA contains:
- the ACTR1B gene encoding beta-centractin isoform X1: protein MESYDIIANQPVVIDNGSGVIKAGFAGDQIPKYCFPNYVGRPKHMRVMAGALEGDLFIGPKAEEHRGLLAIRYPMEHGMVRDWNDMERIWQYVYSKDQLQTFSEEVGPRRPPPAPPAASASGLHTFSGLQPLPPGIVWHPVLLTEAPLNPSKNREKAAEVFFETFNVPALFISMQAVLSLYATGRTTGVVLDSGDGVTHAVPVYEGFAMPHSIMRVDIAGRDVSRYLRLLLRKEGADFHTSAEFEVVRTIKERACYLSINPQKDEALETEKVQYTLPDGSTLNVGPARFRAPELLFQPDLIGDESEGLHEVLVFAIHKSDMDLRRTLFANIMLSGGSTLFKGFGDRLLSEVKKLAPKDVKIKISAPQERLYSTWIGGSILASLDTFKKMWVSKKEYEEDGSRAIHRKTF, encoded by the exons ATGGAGTCCTACGATATCATCGCCAACCAGCCCGTGGTCATCGACAAC GGTTCCGGGGTGATCAAGGCCGGCTTTGCAGGAGACCAGATTCCCAAATATTGTTTTCCAAACTA TGTCGGGCGCCCCAAGCACATGCGGGTGATGGCTGGAGCCCTGGAAGGAGACCTCTTTATCGGACCAAAAGCAGAG GAGCATCGGGGGCTGCTGGCTATCCGCTACCCCATGGAGCACGGCATGGTGAGGGACTGGAACGACATGGAGCGCATCTGGCAGTACGTCTACTCCAAGGACCAGCTGCAAACCTTCTCCGAGGAGGTGGGGCCGCGGcgccctccccctgccccgcctGCGGCGTCTGCATCAGGCCTCCACACCTTCTCTGGCCTGCAGCCCCTGCCGCCCGGCATTGTGTGG CATCCTGTTCTTCTTACGGAAGCGCCGCTCAACCCGAGTAAGAACCGGGAGAAGGCGGCGGAGGTGTTCTTCGAGACCTTCAACGTGCCGGCCCTGTTCATCTCCATGCAGGCCGTGCTCAGCCT GTACGCCACAGGACGCACGACGGGAGTGGTTTTGGACTCGGGGGATGGGGTCACGCACGCCGTCCCCGTCTACGAGGGCTTCGCCATGCCGCACTCCATCATGCGGGTGGACATCGCCGGCCGCGACGTCTCCCGCTACCTCCGGCTGCTGCTGCGCAAGGAGGGGGCGGACTTTCACACCTCGGCTGAGTTTGAGGTCGTCCGGACCATCAAAGAG CGGGCCTGCTACCTGTCCATCAACCCGCAGAAGGATGAGGCCCTGGAGACAGAGAAGGTGCAGTACACCCTGCCAGACGGCAGCACGCTCAAC GTGGGACCAGCGCGGTTCCGGGCCCCTGAGCTGCTGTTCCAGCCAGACCTGATAGGGGATGAGAGTGAGGGACTCCATGAGGTGCTGGTCTTCGCCATCCACAAGTCTGACATGGATCTGCGCCGCACGCTGTTCGCCAACATCATGCTTTCTGGTGGCTCCACGCTTTTCAAAG GCTTTGGCGATCGattactaagtgaagtgaagaagCTTGCCCCAAAGGATGTCAAAATCAAG ATCTCGGCCCCTCAGGAACGGCTGTACTCCACGTGGATCGG ggGCTCTATCCTGGCCTCACTGGACACTTTTAAGAAGATGTGGGTATCCAAAAAGGAATATGAAGAGGACGGCTCCCGGGCTATTCATCGAAAAACCTTCTAG
- the ACTR1B gene encoding beta-centractin isoform X3, whose product MESYDIIANQPVVIDNGSGVIKAGFAGDQIPKYCFPNYVGRPKHMRVMAGALEGDLFIGPKAEHPVLLTEAPLNPSKNREKAAEVFFETFNVPALFISMQAVLSLYATGRTTGVVLDSGDGVTHAVPVYEGFAMPHSIMRVDIAGRDVSRYLRLLLRKEGADFHTSAEFEVVRTIKERACYLSINPQKDEALETEKVQYTLPDGSTLNVGPARFRAPELLFQPDLIGDESEGLHEVLVFAIHKSDMDLRRTLFANIMLSGGSTLFKGFGDRLLSEVKKLAPKDVKIKISAPQERLYSTWIGGSILASLDTFKKMWVSKKEYEEDGSRAIHRKTF is encoded by the exons ATGGAGTCCTACGATATCATCGCCAACCAGCCCGTGGTCATCGACAAC GGTTCCGGGGTGATCAAGGCCGGCTTTGCAGGAGACCAGATTCCCAAATATTGTTTTCCAAACTA TGTCGGGCGCCCCAAGCACATGCGGGTGATGGCTGGAGCCCTGGAAGGAGACCTCTTTATCGGACCAAAAGCAGAG CATCCTGTTCTTCTTACGGAAGCGCCGCTCAACCCGAGTAAGAACCGGGAGAAGGCGGCGGAGGTGTTCTTCGAGACCTTCAACGTGCCGGCCCTGTTCATCTCCATGCAGGCCGTGCTCAGCCT GTACGCCACAGGACGCACGACGGGAGTGGTTTTGGACTCGGGGGATGGGGTCACGCACGCCGTCCCCGTCTACGAGGGCTTCGCCATGCCGCACTCCATCATGCGGGTGGACATCGCCGGCCGCGACGTCTCCCGCTACCTCCGGCTGCTGCTGCGCAAGGAGGGGGCGGACTTTCACACCTCGGCTGAGTTTGAGGTCGTCCGGACCATCAAAGAG CGGGCCTGCTACCTGTCCATCAACCCGCAGAAGGATGAGGCCCTGGAGACAGAGAAGGTGCAGTACACCCTGCCAGACGGCAGCACGCTCAAC GTGGGACCAGCGCGGTTCCGGGCCCCTGAGCTGCTGTTCCAGCCAGACCTGATAGGGGATGAGAGTGAGGGACTCCATGAGGTGCTGGTCTTCGCCATCCACAAGTCTGACATGGATCTGCGCCGCACGCTGTTCGCCAACATCATGCTTTCTGGTGGCTCCACGCTTTTCAAAG GCTTTGGCGATCGattactaagtgaagtgaagaagCTTGCCCCAAAGGATGTCAAAATCAAG ATCTCGGCCCCTCAGGAACGGCTGTACTCCACGTGGATCGG ggGCTCTATCCTGGCCTCACTGGACACTTTTAAGAAGATGTGGGTATCCAAAAAGGAATATGAAGAGGACGGCTCCCGGGCTATTCATCGAAAAACCTTCTAG
- the ACTR1B gene encoding beta-centractin isoform X2 gives MESYDIIANQPVVIDNGSGVIKAGFAGDQIPKYCFPNYVGRPKHMRVMAGALEGDLFIGPKAEEHRGLLAIRYPMEHGMVRDWNDMERIWQYVYSKDQLQTFSEEHPVLLTEAPLNPSKNREKAAEVFFETFNVPALFISMQAVLSLYATGRTTGVVLDSGDGVTHAVPVYEGFAMPHSIMRVDIAGRDVSRYLRLLLRKEGADFHTSAEFEVVRTIKERACYLSINPQKDEALETEKVQYTLPDGSTLNVGPARFRAPELLFQPDLIGDESEGLHEVLVFAIHKSDMDLRRTLFANIMLSGGSTLFKGFGDRLLSEVKKLAPKDVKIKISAPQERLYSTWIGGSILASLDTFKKMWVSKKEYEEDGSRAIHRKTF, from the exons ATGGAGTCCTACGATATCATCGCCAACCAGCCCGTGGTCATCGACAAC GGTTCCGGGGTGATCAAGGCCGGCTTTGCAGGAGACCAGATTCCCAAATATTGTTTTCCAAACTA TGTCGGGCGCCCCAAGCACATGCGGGTGATGGCTGGAGCCCTGGAAGGAGACCTCTTTATCGGACCAAAAGCAGAG GAGCATCGGGGGCTGCTGGCTATCCGCTACCCCATGGAGCACGGCATGGTGAGGGACTGGAACGACATGGAGCGCATCTGGCAGTACGTCTACTCCAAGGACCAGCTGCAAACCTTCTCCGAGGAG CATCCTGTTCTTCTTACGGAAGCGCCGCTCAACCCGAGTAAGAACCGGGAGAAGGCGGCGGAGGTGTTCTTCGAGACCTTCAACGTGCCGGCCCTGTTCATCTCCATGCAGGCCGTGCTCAGCCT GTACGCCACAGGACGCACGACGGGAGTGGTTTTGGACTCGGGGGATGGGGTCACGCACGCCGTCCCCGTCTACGAGGGCTTCGCCATGCCGCACTCCATCATGCGGGTGGACATCGCCGGCCGCGACGTCTCCCGCTACCTCCGGCTGCTGCTGCGCAAGGAGGGGGCGGACTTTCACACCTCGGCTGAGTTTGAGGTCGTCCGGACCATCAAAGAG CGGGCCTGCTACCTGTCCATCAACCCGCAGAAGGATGAGGCCCTGGAGACAGAGAAGGTGCAGTACACCCTGCCAGACGGCAGCACGCTCAAC GTGGGACCAGCGCGGTTCCGGGCCCCTGAGCTGCTGTTCCAGCCAGACCTGATAGGGGATGAGAGTGAGGGACTCCATGAGGTGCTGGTCTTCGCCATCCACAAGTCTGACATGGATCTGCGCCGCACGCTGTTCGCCAACATCATGCTTTCTGGTGGCTCCACGCTTTTCAAAG GCTTTGGCGATCGattactaagtgaagtgaagaagCTTGCCCCAAAGGATGTCAAAATCAAG ATCTCGGCCCCTCAGGAACGGCTGTACTCCACGTGGATCGG ggGCTCTATCCTGGCCTCACTGGACACTTTTAAGAAGATGTGGGTATCCAAAAAGGAATATGAAGAGGACGGCTCCCGGGCTATTCATCGAAAAACCTTCTAG